From Rattus rattus isolate New Zealand chromosome 17, Rrattus_CSIRO_v1, whole genome shotgun sequence, the proteins below share one genomic window:
- the LOC116886623 gene encoding LOW QUALITY PROTEIN: zinc finger protein 791-like (The sequence of the model RefSeq protein was modified relative to this genomic sequence to represent the inferred CDS: substituted 1 base at 1 genomic stop codon): MDSVTFEDVCVTFSQEEWAVLHPSQKKLYRDVMWETMANLASVGGELEDEDVTNQYRIQEENVRSYVIQRLYESKEVTQHRESFSQIPNTGVTKITAGGKPYNCSVCGKGFMLCSSLTRHVRSHPGHELDGFKCGEKRYKCKECGATFSYLKSFQRHERTHTGENPYRCKHCGKTFIYYQPFQTHERTHIGERIYQCKHCGKVLSSPGSLRIHERIHTGEKPYVCEKCGKAFSCPSSIQIHERTHTGERPYECKECGKAFISRTSVKTHMVTHSGDAHKPHKCKDCGKAFLRPCFLRVHARIHTGEKPYVCKQCGKAFRCSTSIQIHKRTHTGEKPYTCKECGKAFSAHSAFRVHRRVHTGEKPYKCRDCGKAFICLTYCRAHERKHTREKPYECQQCGKAFVSLENFRRHVKTHTEDIPYKCKECGKAFVFLSALQAHERIHTGEKPYECKQCGKTFRCSSYVQVHRRIHTGEKPYECKECGKTFIYSTSFRGHMRMHTGEKPYKCKECEKAFRLGSSLKRHERTHSGKKCVXCTRYGRTFYFVHIFNKRENAQWTSVRNGGTKVSNFNKSIHCGEISSY, translated from the exons GATTCGGTGACCTTTGAAGACGTGTGTGTCACTTTCTCTCAGGAAGAGTGGGCTGTGCTGCATCCCTCGCAGAAGAAACTCTACAGAGATGTGATGTGGGAAACCATGGCGAACCTAGCCTCTGTGG GGGGTGAATTGGAAGACGAGGATGTTACAAATCAGTACAGAATCCAAGAGGAAAATGTAAG aagTTATGTGATACAAAGACTCTATGAAAGTAAAGAGGTTACTCAGCATAGAGAAAGCTTCAGCCAGATTCCAAACACTGGCGTGACCAAGATAACTGCTGGAGGAAAACCATATAATTGTAGTGTATGTGGAAAAGGCTTCATGCTTTGTTCTTCCCTCACTAGACATGTCAGATCTCACCCTGGGCATGAGCTTGACGGGTTTAAGTGTGGAGAGAAGAGATATAAATGTAAGGAATGTGGGGCCACCTTCAGTTACCTCAAATCCTTTCAGAGACATGAAAGGACTCACACTGGAGAAAACCCCTACAGGTGTAAGCACTGTGGGAAGACCTTCATCTATTACCAGCCCTTTCAAACACATGAACGGACACACATTGGAGAGAGAATCTATCAGTGCAAGCATTGTGGTAAAGTGCTCAGCTCTCCTGGTTCTCTTAGAATTCATGAAAGAAttcacactggggagaagcccTACGTGTGTGAGaagtgtgggaaggccttcagtTGTCCCAGTTCCATCCAAATCCACGAAAGAACCCACACTGGGGAGAGGCCCTATGAATGTAaagaatgtgggaaagccttcatcTCCCGCACGAGTGTTAAAACGCACATGGTAACACACAGTGGTGATGCACACAAGCCTCATAAATGCAAGGATTGTGGGAAGGCATTCCTTCGGCCATGTTTCCTCCGAGTGCATGCGcgaattcacactggagagaagccataCGTTTGCAAGCAATGTGGTAAAGCTTTTAGATGTTCCACTTCAATTCAGATTCATAAAAGGACTCACACCGGAGAGAAACCCTACACGTGTAAGGAGTGTGGTAAAGCTTTCAGTGCCCATTCAGCATTTCGAGTCCACAGGCGGGtgcacactggagagaaaccttacaaatgcagagactgtgggaaagccttcatcTGTCTCACGTACTGTCGTGCGCACGAGAGAAAACACaccagagagaaaccctatgaatgtcaGCAGTGTGGAAAAGCCTTCGTTTCTCTTGAAAACTTTCGACGGCATGTCAAGACACACACGGAAGACATACCTTATAAATGTAAGGAATGTGGAAAAGCTTTCGTTTTCCTCAGCGCACTTCAAGCCCATGAAAggattcacactggagagaagccttatgAGTGTAAGCAATGTGGCAAAACCTTTAGATGTTCAAGTTATGTTCAGGTACACAGGAGGATCCACACCGgtgagaaaccctatgaatgcaAGGAGTGTGGAAAAACCTTCATTTATTCTACAAGCTTTCGAGGACACATGAGAATGCACACgggagagaaaccctataaatgtAAGGAGTGTGAGAAAGCCTTCAGGCTTGGGAGCTCCCTTAAAAGACATGAAAGAACTCACAGTGGGAAGAAATGTGTTTAGTGTACACGTTACGGGAGAACGTTTTACTTTGTCCATATCTTCAATAAACGTGAAAATGCACAATGGACAAGTGTGAGGAATGGGGGAACAAAAGTTTCCAATTTTAACAAAAGTATCCATTGTGGAGAAATCTCAAGCTATTAA